CACGTAGGACGTAGAAAGTAACGGATAACTCATCAACTATACCAAGGGTATTACAGAGTAGTCATTATCATAAATGGGAAATTCGCCAAATTTAAGGGTTCTTATCTCAGTGTTTCAAATAGCGTACTTCCATAATTTTTTACTTTGTAGTTGCTCAATTTAGAgagtgtttggtttggtgtaaataTTTTAATGGAAAACGATTTCTTATTTTTAATTACATTGCTTGGTTTGATAAGGGATGAATACCAATCAACCATAATTCTATGGAGAAACCTTTTTCATTTGATAGGAAATGAAAGCAtttttcctccttacctcctccttccttcttccctcaATCTTtacccatcttctcccatttctcCTTTTCTGTAAATTTTCTTGCAAATAACCCAACAAACAAAAGCtaatttggaattgaattttTCCTTGGAAAACGTTtttcatggaaaatcatttttccCTTGAAAATATTTTACCCAAAACCAAACTGAGCCGTAGTTTTCTCACGATCTTCAATTCGTATAGATTTACCCTTTACAAGAAATCAACCCCTCCTCGATCCCCCAATACCCTCTCCTCACCCCTACTCACCCTTGTTGAACATTGCGGCGCAGATCTTGTGCGGCCAAACCTTCTCATAACTACTACTTCGTACAAGTCACGAATCTAAAACTATTACTAACGTAACAATCGCTGAGGTCATTACTGTCCACAAGACAGcctcgcaaaaaaaaaatattctctcCAAAATCTATAAATGATGTCATTAATCTATGcttttgaattaaattaattattaagaTGGGTTAAAATTTAATTCACATGCTTTTCAAATCAAAAAATAAATCTTGCTCCACCACTCTCTATCTCTCTTTCTTCTTGCTCTTTTATCAAAATGTATAAGTTACATTAACCTATTATCCGTTGCACGGGTGCTAACCTAGTTAGCGTAATATTATTAGCAGAAGCTTAGCCTTACACAGATAAATACTGATTACAATGGTATAATAAACGCAACATAAGAAATTTAGATAATTAAATACTAAGTATGTCGATATAGTTAAACACTTAAACGTGAGGGGTTTCGACCCGATTAATTACTGTGAACACATATTTGAAATGACACGAGCTATTAGATAACTCTACTTTATATTGGAGTTCAGGGATGGAAATGGTCAAATGGGATTCAAATACCAAAATTACAAGTACGGAAATGGATTTAATGGATCAAGGAGAATAGATTGATACCATACCTTGAAAGGATCAGCTACAATAATCTCATTATTTAGCCCAAAAGCGATTCCAAGTGGTCGGCCGCCGATAAAAACCCAATCCTCCACCACCGAGTCATTGACCCTGACTCGCTTGATCCACCCATCAGAACAAGCTGTATAAATAAGCTGTGATATTGGATCATAAGCAATATCCTCTGGCCCCACCAATTTCCCAACCCCTATGAATTCGGCACCGTCAAGCAACTTGCTATTCACGCGGGGCGCCGCCGTCTGCGGTTGAGTTAACTCGTGTAGGGGCAACTGCGCCGGTTCAAGTGGCTCCAAGTGATACAACGTAGCTGACAAGAGTACCGGAGCTAAGAATAAGAGTAAGCAGCTTTTGGTTAAACGCCGGGGTGCACGGGCTGATTGATTGAACGTCGTCTTTTCCTCTTCCATATTGATatatcggttttttcatgaaatgcccctgaggtttgcaataatgcaccaaatacacctgcgcgtttcaaaattcataaaatacccctatttactcaaaactgttcaccaaatacccctattatgactttccgttagtcctccgttaagtcatgtttaaaattcataaaatgcaCCTAAATATAAAGGTTTTGCAtagtatacacctatttgtaaagttctttgcaccaaatacccaaacttcATAATTTGAATCCAACGACTAGTTTTAATTCAATATAGCCGTTATGTTCATGCTGCCTATAAGTAAGGCTGTTGTTCACTTGACTTGCTCCATGTTTAGCCCTCTATTTCCTAAATAGCCatgagttctaattcaaaaacCGGATCCTCTTCCATCCCAAGTTTGTCATACCTAAGAGTTCCAAATAAAAACTGCAATTGTGGGAGAAGATTTGCAATTAGGAGCTCGGAAACGGCTAAAAATCCGCAAAAGctttactacaagtgtgattcTTGTGATAATTTCAAGTGGTGCAAAGGTTTTGTTGAGCAGACATTTGATGAAGCTCAAAGCAAGGGAAACAGAGCTGATGAAaacaggggaatgcaagaagaaaacaggggaatgcaagaaGGAAGCAGGGGAATGCATGAAGAGTTGAAGCTATTGAAGAAGAAACTGAAACAACAGAAACAACAATTCAAGTTTGCAATAAAAATTGGTGTAATAATGTTTGCATTTCTAATTTGGATAGCAATGAAGTAGAGTTGTAACAAATTTCAAGCAAGAACATCACTTGTTTAAGCATATGAGCTTTACAAAAACTGATTTCTAAGTGGACAAATGCCACTGAAACTGCACAAAAACATCTTGTCTAAGCAATTGTGTTCTTTCCAAAAAGTGATACTAATTGTAAATTGCCTAAGCTATTTTAACTTTGTGCACCTACAATTCACCAAAAACTGACTAACTTTTAACTTTGTGCATGGTTAAGTTGCTGTGTTTGCTCTTTTCCTCCCCCTTGAACCCCCTTGTGATGTACTTGCTCCTGCTGCTGCTGAAGTGCTTGGTCCAGTGCTTGGTCCTCCATTCTTACATGTCCTTGAGTTATGACCAAACTCCCTGCACTTTCCACATTTCACATTGCTGTTTCTCTTCCCCTTCCTGGGTTCATTTggtcctctctttctcttcttagcaGGTCTGCCAGCTTGTCTTTTGATGACTGGAGGCTGAATGGTAGGGAGAGAAAAGTTAGGCCACTGTGTTGGGTCTGACATGGGGTGAATGTGGTCTGCATATGTAAGCTTGTATGCAGCAGACTTGAAGAATGGGGAGACAAAATCAATGGGGTTCAGCCTTTGGTCATAAATCACCCTGAGTGCATGCTTGCAGGGGATTCCAGAAATTTGCCACTTCCCACACCCACAGCTTCTAGTTGATAACCTGATGGGGAAGTTCACATGTGCATCTCTGACCTCAAATTCCCCCCCACCACAGGCTGTAGCATAGCAGAACCTAGACTCTCCTGTTCTTTCATCCACCTCTTTCTTGGCATACTCAGTCAACTGACCATCCTCCATATCAATTGCCATGTCAAATCTTGCCCCAACCCTCTCCATACACCACTTTCTGATTGCTgtacaacaacacaacaacatacAACATTATACACAGAACATCACAAACATCACAAAATAAAGGAACAGAACATGAAGTGGTGAGCTATACCTTCCAACAATGAGAATACAGGCAtgtctctgtatggttttgtgcatgcattgaatgactccacaaagtttgttgtgttgtgatcacaacaaaCAGCAGGGTCAAACATATGCCTGGACCACTGCTCCTGGCATGTGTCCAAGTATGCAGCAGCATTTGGATCATGAGCAGTGATCTTCTCTAATGCTTTACCATACACATACTCATTGTGTGCATTTGCAGCTATCCAAAACAGTTTGAAGAAAGCAGATCCACTAAATCCATTGTTTTTGCAATTCATGTACAAGTGTTGGCAGCAAACTCTCCTAGTAGCTCTAGGAAAAGTATCTCTCACTGCCAAGTCAACTCCCTACACAGGATATGTTCATTTTAGGCCAATCATATCTGTTGCAATATTAtaaaattgaaacaaaaaagGAGCAAAATAAACATATACCTTCATCCTGTCACTGATGAAGGTCCAATCATCTTTGTTGCAACCCTCTTGCTCAAACATCTGCCTCAAGCATCTCATGAAATGTGTCCAACTATCACAGCTCTCAGTGTCCACTATCCCATAAGCCAGAACAAATATTTCATTGTTCCCATCAATGCCAACAGCTGTGAGTAGGATTCCCTTGTAAAACCCACTTAGATGAGCCCCATCTATTCCAATTATAGGCCTGCACCCCCTCAAAAACCCCTTGACTTGAGCAGCAAAGGAGAAGAAACAAGCTCTGAACTTGGGGTTCACATCCCCACTTGTAGCACCCCATGAAATCAGTGCATAACTTCCTGGGTTTGTCTGTTTAATCATCTCAGCATACCTAGGAAGCAACTCATAAGCCTCAGCCCAACCACCATGTATCTTCTCTACTGCCATACTCCTTACTTTGTACAACAATATCTTTTTAACCCTCAATTGAAATGTCTCCTGTGCATACCTTCTCAATGTCTCAACAGGAATTTCAGTGTTGGCCTCAATTAGACTCATCATGTTCTTACATAGCCACTCAGAGGTCACCACAGGGTTCTCCTCCAATCTCCCACAAGTTTTGTGGCACCCACTGATCCCCTTAATAGCCCAACTGACACTGTCAAACATCTTACTTGCATGTATCCTCCAGTCACAAGTTTCTATTGCACACACTGCAGTGTACCTCTTACTGTCAGCCCTCTCAACACTTAGTCCAAACCCCTCTTGTAtgcaaaaactcctcaaaacatCTAGGAAAGTGGACTTGTCTGGAAAGATCAACCAAGGTTCTAATTTGATGGACCCATATGGTTGATGAGTCCATATCTTTCCATTCTTGTAGGCCTTATCCATCTTACTAGAACCATCCAAACATTCCTCAAACAATAAGTCAGGCACATCATCTGTTATTACCTCAGCCTCCACATCAGAGTCAACCCAATCATCAAGTTTATCCTCCTCTAGTTCATTGTCTGGTTCAGATTCCTCCCAATCTGAATCCTCACTCTCCTCTTCTGAACCTATATCCTCAATATCAGTGAACACCCTTGCACTCTTTGACCTCCCTGTACCCTTCCTACCTATGCCCTTCCCTTTGGATACCCAAGTTCCAGCTTTCTTGGCAGTCACTTTGTTCACCCTGAACCCTGTAGGTCTAGTTCTGGCCCCCTTCCTTTTAACAGCTTCAGACTGATTCTGTGTTGGTGTTGAATGGGGTGGCTGATCATTTTGGGTGTTCTGTGGTGGTGGGGAATGGGGTGGTTGATCATTTTGGGTGTTCTGTGGTGGTGGGGAATGGGTGGGGTGTGTTTGTGGTGATGGGTTAGGTTGCTGTGGTGGTGGGATGGGCTGCTGTGTTGTTGGGGTGGGTTGCTGTGCTGGTGGGATTGATTGTTCTGGAGTTGGGGTGGGTTGCTGTGGTGTTGAGGTGGGCTTTTTTGTTGTTGGGGTGGGTTTTTTTGCCTTTGGTGTGGCCTGTTTTTGAGTTGGGGTGGGTCTCCTCTTAGGGGTCAGTTTCTTGGCTTTAGGAACCTTAGGAGCTTTTGGAGTAGTTGGCTTGACTTTGGCCTTTTGTTTTGGTTTAGGAGAAGTAGGTTTTTTGGAGGGTGAAGATTCTTGTGTGGGTTGTGGTTGAGAGGCTCCTGGAAACACCTCATCAGCACCATCCTTGCTTATAATCCTCACATACTCAGTGCTTAAGTCCTCACAATCAACCACAGGCACCTCCACAGCTATTGTGTACTCCATTTGTTCTTGAAGTTCCCTTAAAATGTCCTCTCTCTCCTGTTTTTTCCTCATTTCCTCTTCCTCCTTTCTTTGAGCCCTAAGAAGTTCATCTTGTCTCTCTTTGAGCTTTCTCTCACTCTCCTTCCTATGATGCTCAATTGTGGCAACAGCATTTCTAAACACCACTCCTGGTTTGTCTGTACCCTCAACCCATATTTCAGCAGTGTCCTTACCCCAATTCCATCCCCACATTAGCTTCATTGTCTTATCATCTACCAACTCAACTCTACCACAGGGAGACTTAATAAACAGGGCAAATGTACTAGGTAAAAACACATCCTGCCTAACAGATTCCTCAAAAATATCCAAAAACAACCTCAAAAGACGATACTTTTCCATGTCTGTAACTCTCACATCAAAGCTATGTGATCCATGATGCAATAACAACCACATTGCAGTCATCCTAAAGGGAAAatttaaggaaaaaaaacatgaatttcGATTCAACCAACAACAATTCATCAATAAACAACCACAATCATGATCACAATGAAATTCAACAGGTCACAATCACAACTTACAACTAACCAAACAATTATTCACAACAAATCCAAGGAATAACTAACTTCTAACCAATCAATTAATCTCAACTGACAATTTCAAAAAATCACTGACAATTtcgcaaaaccctaaccctaatcaatTTCGCGAAAAAAATTGTACTTTACAAGCAAAATAAATCAGCGAAGAAGGAATTATTACCTTGAAGTAGATAATCCAACTAGGAAAAGGGCCCTTGTTCGTCCACTGCACCCGAAGCTCTAAATCGCCTCCAAGTTGCCCCCTTTTTGTCGCGAATTCACCAAACGAACACCCACGAACTCGCCAAAAGAGAACGCAACAAATTTCACTAAATTCTTGAAGATCTACCCAGAATTTTGTCAGTTACAGTAGAATTGATGAGGGTTGAAGAACAggggaaaggagagagaaagaagagaagttgagaagttttttttttttggaatttcagTCACAATTGTTACCTAAATCGCGCCAAACAACAATTAAGGGCAAATTGGTAAAACGTCACTAACGGCAAGCTAACGTCCGTTAAATCCAGGAGCATTTAATGAACAGTACGGAActttaggggtattttatgaattttgaaacgcgcaggtgtatttggtgcattattgcaaacctcaggggcatttcatgaaaaaaccgttgatATATCTATTGCCGGTTATAGAAGAGGTTCGGCTCAAATGAAATTCTTGACCAGAACATTGAGCTCTCAATTTATTGACCAGAACATTGAGGTTCGGGTCTATTCGACTTTTGATTTAACTAGTTGTTGGCCGGCGCGCTAATGCGCGCCGTCCCCCAaggtattaaaaaaaatattgtgaaAAGATTATAGGtataatttgttaaaatttatGCTCGTAGTCGCAAGAGAAAACACTTCTGAAATAGATTAGTGTACTTAGGTACTGTACACCAGCCATTTCACCATTTTAAACATTGTATACTTGTATTGCATACGTACCAAGCTATTGTGTATGATACGATATAACTTCGAGGACATATTTGTGTCAGGGAGGCTTGAATATCAAACAGTGATATATACAAGGttaaacaaatttagaacaccTCCACAACAAACTTTTCACAATATGCATCATACATGTGGAAATATGATCAACAACAAAAGGGTCATCTGCTAGAGTTTGTGTACATGTGAAAATACACCCCATGTCTTAATATTAGACTTGTTTCAGCAATATGGAAGTCAGATAAGATCACAAAACTGGTTCTTTTGGAAAAAACCAGTCCACTCTTGGAAAAAAGCCTCAAACAATCAACTTCGGTAGCTAGCAGCAACAATGTTTCCACCTAAAACAGACTTAAAAGTATTTTTTTGGCCATTTTCAAACTGCAACCAAGAGATCAAGATCAATATATTGAAGCCATCAATAAGACACTCTTCAAACTTTAGCAAAGAGTATCACAAAGATACAGACTACTTTCTAGAGATAGAAGAAACAAAAAAGCATGTTGCATGTATCAAAAACTTGCAAAGCTAAAGCATGATGAAATAAACTCAACAGAATCAGAACACATTAAAGTAAAGTTTCTAGGACTAAAACAtgaaaataatactccctccatttctttttgatgtatccattt
This Spinacia oleracea cultivar Varoflay chromosome 6, BTI_SOV_V1, whole genome shotgun sequence DNA region includes the following protein-coding sequences:
- the LOC110805298 gene encoding uncharacterized protein isoform X2; translated protein: MTAMWLLLHHGSHSFDVRVTDMEKYRLLRLFLDIFEESVRQDVFLPSTFALFIKSPCGRVELVDDKTMKLMWGWNWGKDTAEIWVEGTDKPGVVFRNAVATIEHHRKESERKLKERQDELLRAQRKEEEEMRKKQEREDILRELQEQMEYTIAVEVPVVDCEDLSTEYVRIISKDGADEVFPGASQPQPTQESSPSKKPTSPKPKQKAKVKPTTPKAPKVPKAKKLTPKRRPTPTQKQATPKAKKPTPTTKKPTSTPQQPTPTPEQSIPPAQQPTPTTQQPIPPPQQPNPSPQTHPTHSPPPQNTQNDQPPHSPPPQNTQNDQPPHSTPTQNQSEAVKRKGARTRPTGFRVNKVTAKKAGTWVSKGKGIGRKGTGRSKSARVFTDIEDIGSEEESEDSDWEESEPDNELEEDKLDDWVDSDVEAEVITDDVPDLLFEECLDGSSKMDKAYKNGKIWTHQPYGSIKLEPWLIFPDKSTFLDVLRSFCIQEGFGLSVERADSKRYTAVCAIETCDWRIHASKMFDSVSWAIKGISGCHKTCGRLEENPVVTSEWLCKNMMSLIEANTEIPVETLRRYAQETFQLRVKKILLYKVRSMAVEKIHGGWAEAYELLPRYAEMIKQTNPGSYALISWGATSGDVNPKFRACFFSFAAQVKGFLRGCRPIIGIDGAHLSGFYKGILLTAVGIDGNNEIFVLAYGIVDTESCDSWTHFMRCLRQMFEQEGCNKDDWTFISDRMKGVDLAVRDTFPRATRRVCCQHLYMNCKNNGFSGSAFFKLFWIAANAHNEYVYGKALEKITAHDPNAAAYLDTCQEQWSRHMFDPAVCCDHNTTNFVESFNACTKPYRDMPVFSLLEAIRKWCMERVGARFDMAIDMEDGQLTEYAKKEVDERTGESRFCYATACGGGEFEVRDAHVNFPIRLSTRSCGCGKWQISGIPCKHALRVIYDQRLNPIDFVSPFFKSAAYKLTYADHIHPMSDPTQWPNFSLPTIQPPVIKRQAGRPAKKRKRGPNEPRKGKRNSNVKCGKCREFGHNSRTCKNGGPSTGPSTSAAAGASTSQGGSRGRKRANTAT
- the LOC110805298 gene encoding uncharacterized protein isoform X1 — encoded protein: MNCCWLNRNSCFFSLNFPFRMTAMWLLLHHGSHSFDVRVTDMEKYRLLRLFLDIFEESVRQDVFLPSTFALFIKSPCGRVELVDDKTMKLMWGWNWGKDTAEIWVEGTDKPGVVFRNAVATIEHHRKESERKLKERQDELLRAQRKEEEEMRKKQEREDILRELQEQMEYTIAVEVPVVDCEDLSTEYVRIISKDGADEVFPGASQPQPTQESSPSKKPTSPKPKQKAKVKPTTPKAPKVPKAKKLTPKRRPTPTQKQATPKAKKPTPTTKKPTSTPQQPTPTPEQSIPPAQQPTPTTQQPIPPPQQPNPSPQTHPTHSPPPQNTQNDQPPHSPPPQNTQNDQPPHSTPTQNQSEAVKRKGARTRPTGFRVNKVTAKKAGTWVSKGKGIGRKGTGRSKSARVFTDIEDIGSEEESEDSDWEESEPDNELEEDKLDDWVDSDVEAEVITDDVPDLLFEECLDGSSKMDKAYKNGKIWTHQPYGSIKLEPWLIFPDKSTFLDVLRSFCIQEGFGLSVERADSKRYTAVCAIETCDWRIHASKMFDSVSWAIKGISGCHKTCGRLEENPVVTSEWLCKNMMSLIEANTEIPVETLRRYAQETFQLRVKKILLYKVRSMAVEKIHGGWAEAYELLPRYAEMIKQTNPGSYALISWGATSGDVNPKFRACFFSFAAQVKGFLRGCRPIIGIDGAHLSGFYKGILLTAVGIDGNNEIFVLAYGIVDTESCDSWTHFMRCLRQMFEQEGCNKDDWTFISDRMKGVDLAVRDTFPRATRRVCCQHLYMNCKNNGFSGSAFFKLFWIAANAHNEYVYGKALEKITAHDPNAAAYLDTCQEQWSRHMFDPAVCCDHNTTNFVESFNACTKPYRDMPVFSLLEAIRKWCMERVGARFDMAIDMEDGQLTEYAKKEVDERTGESRFCYATACGGGEFEVRDAHVNFPIRLSTRSCGCGKWQISGIPCKHALRVIYDQRLNPIDFVSPFFKSAAYKLTYADHIHPMSDPTQWPNFSLPTIQPPVIKRQAGRPAKKRKRGPNEPRKGKRNSNVKCGKCREFGHNSRTCKNGGPSTGPSTSAAAGASTSQGGSRGRKRANTAT